The Macellibacteroides fermentans genome includes the window CAACCCGCTTTGATGTGATAGATAAGGAGTCGGGAACCGTAAAATGCCGTTACTGCGAACGAAAAATAAATAAAGAAGATATTATTATTTTATGAAGCAAGACTGGAAGCCGGGTACAATGATCTATCCGGTACCTGCCGTAATGGTGAGTTGTGGCAGCGAACCTTCCGAGTACAATATTATAACTGTCAGCTGGGTCGGTACTATATGTACCAATCCGGCTATGTGTTATATATCCATACGGCCCGGACGGCATTCGTATCCGATTCTAAAAAAGAATATGGAATTTGTAATCAATCTTACTACCCGAGAAATGGCTTATGCAACCGATTGGTGCGGTGTAAGTTCCGGTAAAGATTATAACAAATTTAATGAAATGAATCTTACTCCCGGCAAGTCAAAGTTAGTCAGTGCACCTATAATTGAAGAGTCTCCTCTTTGTATTGAATGCCGGGTGAAAGAGGTATTAGCACTTGGAAGCCACGATATGTTTATTGCCGATGTGGTAAATGTACAGGCAGACGATGCCTACCTCGATCCAGAAACAGGGGCTTTCGATATGCAAAGAGCCGATTTGTTGGCGTATTCTCATGGAAAGTATTATGGATTAGGAGAGCTGATCGGTAAATTCGGCTGGTCGGTTAAAAAGAAAAAATAAATATTGAAATGAAGAAATTAGGTATACTTACAGTATTGTTGATTATTGCATTTACTGGAGGAGCTCAGACACAGAAAAACGAAACAGAAGGTTTTTCGTTTGGAGCGAAACTCGGGTTCAGCTCAACACTTCCTATTATCAACTCGTTGACAATAGAAGGGGTAGAGGCGCAAAATGTGAATCTTCAATACAAAGTAGGTTACCTTGCTGCACTGTTTTGCCGTATAAATATCGACCGTTTTTTTATTATGCCGGGTGTGGAATGGAACCACGCAGACGGAAGTATCAACTATTCGTTGCCTGATGGTATAGATCAAACGTATCTTAAAAGTACATATGCAGTCTCTTCAGAAGGATTCAATGTGGAGACAAATACAATTGAAGTGCCGGTGCTTTTAGGGTTCAATATGGTAAAATCTTATCCTTATTGTCTCAGTTTTCAGGCCGGACCCAAATTAAGGTACAGGGTTACGGAAGATTTTTCACCTGTAGGTAATCCGGAAACTTTTAAGCTGTCGGGCGAAAGCAAACCATATGGTGTTAATGCCGTAACCGGAGTGTCGGTAAGTATTTGGCGGATGTTCTTTGATTTTTATTATGAATTCGGTATCAATCAATCCAAAACAGATTTCTCTTATCAAACCACTCTTTTACCCTACGAAAGTAACTTCAGTTTGAAGAACAGAACCAATAAAATGAGTTTTTCCCTCGGAATATTGTTTTAATTCCCCGTTTTATTGAGGAAATATTCCACAGTGTTACACATGTTTTCCCCAGTTATTTTATAGACACTCTATTTTGTAAATCACTGAATATGAGTTGTTTGATTTAAAACAGGACTCCTGGTCCTGTTTTGGCACGGTATTTTCATATACTTTGTTGTGTAAGAAGTTACACACACAACGATTTTCCTGAAAATAAAGGAGAATGGGTAAAATAGTCAAAACGCTCAAAGGTAGAAAGGTGTGTCCGTGAGGATGCGCCTTTTTAATTTTTAGAAATTGAGCTTTGGCAATTTAAGAACAAAACGGATCAGAGAGACAAATACTTTTCCGTATTTATCCAGCTTAATCTGCCCAACTCCGATTATTTCACTAAACTCATCCAGTGTAACGGGCTTCTTTTCAACCATATCCTGGAGCGATTGATCGCTGAAAATAATGTATGCAGGCATACTTTCCCTTTCGGCCAACTGTTTACGAAGTTGTCTGAGTGAGTCAAGTAAGGATTCTTCTATAGAATCTGAATCGATGGGACGAATCGGACTCGCTTTAAATTTCTTTTTAGTCTCACGTGTTCCTCGTGAACCTTTGTCGGAATAATTATCCGTGTTTTCATCTTCGTTCCAGGTAGCCAGTTGGGCTTTTAGTTCGCCGTAAAGAACCTTGCTTCCCAGTGGAGTAACCTTAAGCGTACGTCCGGCTGCATAATCCACTTCAGCGTAGCCTAACTGCAGCATCTGATAAACATATTCTTTCCACTCTTTGTATGAAAGATCCCGACCTGCACCGTAAGTCTTCAGCTGATCATACCCATGTTGCCTGATCTCCTGGCGGAACGATCCCCGCAAGATGTCAATCAGCATCTGTATGCCAACCCGCTCACCCGTACGTACCACTGCACTTAGGGCTTTCTGTACCAGTATTGTACCGTCGAACCGTTGAGGAGGATTCTTACACACATCACAATTACCACAATCGTGTTCTGCCTCTTCACCAAAGTAACTAAGCAATATCCGCCTACGGCATACATCGGTTTCGCAGTACCGCTTCATACGTTCCAGCTTTTCGGAGGTGATATCGCTTTGTCCGCTTTCTTCCACAAAACGACGGAGCAAGACCAAATCGCCCAAAGAATAAAACAACAAGGTATCGCTGGGTAAACCATCCCGTCCGGCACGCCCTATTTCCTGATAATAGTTTTCAATGCTTCCGGGCATGTTATAGTGTATTACCCAACGAACGTTACTTTTATCGATCCCCATACCAAAGGCAACAGTAGCACAAACCACATCGAACCGGTCGTTTATGTAGTCATCCTGGGCCTTTTCACGTCGGGCAGGTGCTAATCCCGCATGGTAGGCAATAGCCTTTATACCATAGGAGTTTAGCGCTTCCGCCAATTCTTCCGTGTCACTTCGCTTCATGCAATATACAATCCCGCTTTGTTGTTTCCGGGCATTGATAAAATGAACGATGGAGGCAATTTTTTCTTTTTTGGAGAATCCTCTTTTAACGGTAAGCGATAGATTTGGTCTGTCGAACGACGAGATAAAGGTTTGCGGATCATTCAGTTTCAATTGATTGAGTATATCCAGCCGCGTAATCTTATCAGCGGTGGCCGTCAGTGCAACGATAGGAACCTTTGGAAAACGCTCTTTCAGAACGGCCAGTTGGGTGTACTCCGGACGGAAATCATGTCCCCATTGCGAGATACAGTGAGCCTCGTCGATGGCAATCAAAGAAATATCCATACGTGGAAGCAACCAATCCACTTCCCCCATCAATCCCTCGGGTGAAATATACAGAAGCTTCACCTTCCCCTGCATGCAAAGTTGTTTGATGCGTTGTCGTTCGGCATCGGGCATACTGCTGTTAAGTGCAGCAGCAGGTATTCCGTTAGATAACAAGCCTTCCACCTGGTCTTTCATCAAGGCAATCAGAGGAGAGATTACAACAGCCGTACCCGGCAGGTAAATAGCCGGCAACTGAAAGCAGATGGATTTACCTCCACCGGTCGGCATCAGCACCAGTGAATCTTTTTTATCCAGTATTCTTTTGATAATATCCGCCTGTAAGGGGCGAAAGGAAGTATATCCAAAAAACTTTTTTAATAACGCCTCAATCTCCTTCATCGTTTCAGTTTGGTCTCTCAATCATGATTTAGATAGCAAAGATAGTTAATGTCTGGCATATTTGTTGTACCTTTGCACCCAATATTTACATAACGAGCCGCGAGGCTCACCCAATCATTACATGACATTTGAAGATTTAAACTTAATAGAGCCTATTAGAAAGGCCTTACAACAAGAAGGATACACCACCCCGACACCCATACAGGCAGAAGCCATTCCCATAGTAACAGACGGATACGATTTATTGGGGTGTGCACAGACGGGCACAGGTAAAACGGCCGCATTTTCCATTCCCATCATACAGAAACTATACAATCAGCAGCAGAAAGAGCGTAGCAGAGGTATTAAAGCGCTTATTCTTACGCCAACGCGTGAGCTGGCTATTCAGATTGACGAGAGTTTCGAAGCATACGGACGTTATGCCAACCTTCGCCATGCAGTTATTTTTGGAGGAGTGGGACAGAAGCCTCAAACCGATGTGTTGCAACGTGGGGTGGATATACTTATTGCCACACCCGGACGTCTGCTTGACCTGATCAATCAAGGATATGTAAGTCTGAAAAGTCTTGATTTCTTTGTGCTGGATGAAGCCGACCGGATGTTGGACATGGGATTTATACACGATATCAAACGTATTCTGCCCTTGTTGCCCAAAAAGCGTCAGTCGCTGTTCTTTTCGGCAACGATGCCTCCCGAAATTGAAAAACTGGCAAGTACGATTCTTTACAAGCCCGAAAAGGTTGAGGTGACTCCTGTATCTTCTACAGTTGATACGATCGACCAGTACATATACTATGTGGAAAAGAAGGATAAGATTTCTCTTCTTACCTCTTTGCTGGCAAACAAGTCGTTGGAATCGGTACTTGTTTTTGCAAGAACCAAGCACGGAGCCGACAAGATTGCCAAATCACTTGTAAAATCTGAGATCGTTGCAGAGGCTATTCATGGAAATAAAAGTCAGAATGCCCGTCAGCGTGCCCTTTCAAATTTTAAAGATGGATCAACACGGGTTTTGATTGCAACCGATATTGCAGCCCGAGGGATAGACGTAGACAACCTTTCGCACGTAATAAACTACGAATTGCCCAATGTGCCGGAAACTTATGTACACCGGATCGGCCGTACAGGCAGAGCCGGACGAAGTGGTGTTGCCTATTCGTTTTGCGATGCAGAGGAGATGCCATTGTTGAAAGACATTCATAAACTGATCGGAAAACAGATCCCGGCTGCGGGAGGCAATCCATTTGAAACAGCTCAGGTAAAGCAAGCTGTTGCCGAGAAGAACAAGGCAATCAAAGAAGAGTCAAAACGCCGGAATATGTTTGGTAGCAAGCGCGACGGCAGTTACTGGAGAAATAAGAAGAGGGCAGAAGGAAGTAACGCTAACACTGCTCCCAAAAAGAAATAATACATTCTATTTGTATATTAATGAGGCTTTCAAATTTATTGAAAGCCTCTTTTTTTGATTCGTAAATGAGTATTATTTTCCTGTTTTATCGTTTGTATAGTATACCTACTAACAGATTCATACTAACATGAACAGACGTAATTTTATACATGCTTGCGGTATTTCCATCGCTTCATCATGCTTGCTAAATCAGCAATTGCTTGCAACCGAAGCACCTCTGTCATCAAAATGTAAACCTATCATCGGATCGTGGTTTGAATTTAATCACCACAATCCGGCCGAGGGTAAATACTGGGATCCGGCCTTAAGAAGTTTCACATCAGCACAGTGGCGCGAAAAAATCAGAGAGATACGCGAAGCAGGTATGGAATATCTGGTGCTGCTCTCGGTAGCCGATAAAGGGAAAACCTTTTACCCGTCGCAGTTACAACCCCGTCACGATTTTGAATGTCCGGATCCGTTAGAGGCCGTATTGTCGGCTGCCGACGAGTTTGGGGTCAAGTTCTTTGTAAGTAACGACTTTTGGGGAGATTCGGGCGATATGTATAAACTGATGACGAGCAAGGAGGTGGTAAGCATCAGAGAGAAGGGGATGGAAGAGGTTGCCCGGAAATACGGTCACCACCCAAGCTTTTACGGATGGTATTACCCAAATGAGACCGGATTGTCTGAAAACATTGATGAGACCACCATCCACTATGTAAACTCCTGCTCACGTAAAGCCCGGGAGTTGATGCCCCGCTGTGTTAACCTGATAGCCCCCTATGGCACCAAGTTTGTAAAAGCCGATGCAAATTTTGCCCGCCAACTCGAACGCCTGGATATCGATATCATAGCCTACCAAGATGAAGTAGGCGTTTTGAAAACAGATGCAGGATCGGCCGGCCGGTATTTCGAAGCGCTGCAGAAAGTGCATGCCAGCGTTGGCCGGGCCAGATTATGGGCCGATGTAGAAGTGTTTCAATTTGAAGGTCCTGTTTACAAGAGTGCCTTGCTTCCGGCTTCCTTCCAAAGGATACGTACACAGTTGGAAGACGTCTCTCCGTACGTCGAGAATATCCTGATTTATCAATACATCGGAATGATGAATAAACCCGGAACCACCGCTTTTGCAGGTCACCCCACATCGACCGAACTATATACCGGCTATATCGACTGGCTGAATAAAAACAAATAGATTAAAGGGCCGGAGGGGGAGTGGTTTCAATATACTCCGGCTCCTCCTCTTCAATAAACAAGCTGTCTGAATTCAGGAAATCGATGGAATCGTTTTCGGCTGGTCTTACCGACATACATTCATACTGTTTATTAATGGTTTGTGTAGGCTTGGGGAACTTGGCCCGATATTTTTCCAGGTTATTATCAGCCAATACCTTTTCCATAAACAGACCGAATATAGGAAGGGCTGTCTTGCTGCCTTCACCCAATTTGCCGGTACGGAAATGGATACTGCGATGTTCGCCACCTACCCAGGCACCACCTACCAGATTCGGACTCACACCCACAAACCAGGCATCCGAGTGGTTGGACGATGTACCAGTTTTTCCTCCAAACTCTGTATTCTGGCGGAAAATATCGTAGGTCCACAAATTCTGAGAAGTAGCATTGTATTCTGTAAGTCCGGCACGCAGCAACTGAGTCATCAGGAAAGCAGTCTCGTAGCTGATGGCTTGTTTATCCACCTGCTTGTGTTGATACAAAAGATTGCCGTCGTGGTCTTCTATGCGGGTTACCAATACCGGATCGTGTGTTTTGCCATCATTTACAACCGTACAATACGAGTTTACCAACTCCAGCAGTGAAACATCAGACGATCCTAAACCTACGGAAGGAATGTTGTTGAGAGGCGTTTTAATTCCCATGGCATGGGCAGTCTTGATAACCTCTTCCACCCCCACTTCCTGAGTCAGCTTTACGGCGATGGTATTGATAGAGCGAGCAAAAGCCGCTTTTAAGGAAAGATTTTCACCCGTATATTCGCCGTTGGCATTACGCGGAACCCATTTCACCATTTCACCTTTATCCATCACATCCCAGCTAATATAATTATCCGGACGTGTATCACAGGGAGACATACCCTTTTCGATGGCTGTAGTATATACAAAAAGTTTGAAAGTAGAACCTGGCTGACGTTTTGAAAGCACCTTGTCGTATTTCCAGGTTTCAAAGTTAATGTCGCCCACCCAAGCCTTTACGAATCCTGTCTGAGGTTCCATGGCTACAAAGCCTGTGTGCATGAAACGCTCCATGTAACGGATCGAATCCATAGCACTGAAGGTGGTGTCTTTTACTCCTGTCTTGTAATCGAATACTTTGAGGCGACGAGGTTCATTCATATAGTAATTTACCGAATCGGCCTGATTGTTGTATTTCTGAACCAGGTATTTGTACAGTTGGGTCTTTTTAGCAATGTCCTCTACAAAGCCAACAATTTCCTGGTGATTCTCGTCTCTCCAGGGGTTTTCTTTACCCCAGTGGTTGTTAAAGTTCTGCTGAACAACACGCATTTGCTTATCTACCGCCTCTTCGGCATATTTCTGCATACGTGTATCCAGCGTAGTATAAATCTTTAATCCGTCCGAATAAAGATCTATCTCGTTGTCTTTGCACCATTTTTCCAGCGAACGAGCAACCGCTTCCCTGAAATAAAGAGCCTCTCCATCGTAATTGCTTTCAACATTATAATTCAGCTTGACGGGTATCTGTTTGATCGAATCAAGTTGGGCCGCAGTAATGATACCCTGACTCTTCATATTCTCGAGCACCACATTGCGGCGTTTCAGACTGTTTTTTGGATTTACGCGGGGATTGTAAGTAGTTGTAGCCTTAAGCAAACCTACCAGCGTGGCCGATTGTTCGATTGTAAGATCCTTGGGAGAAATTTTAAAGTATGTTTTACAAGCCGTTTTTATCCCATAAGCGTTACTACCAAAATCTACCGTATTAAGGTACATGGTAAGAATTTCTTTCTTGTCGTAAAACATTTCAATCTTTACAGCTGTAATCCATTCTTTGGATTTGGCAATAAGCAACCGCAGTCCGGGTATCTGTCCCAATACCCCTCTCGAATACTGCGAACGAACCTTGAACATGTTTTTTACCAACTGCTGCGTAATGGTACTTGCACCACGTGCACGTCCCTGTGTCATGTCCTTAACCGCTGCAAACAACCCCTGGAAGTCAATCCCGAAGTGTTCGTAAAAGCGCTCATCTTCAGTAGCTATAAGCGTTTTTATCAGGATGGGAGAGATTTCTTCATATTCCACCGGTGTACGGTTTTCGCGGAAATACTTACCGATCGCTTTCCCGTCGGCACTATAAATAACGGAAGCTACGCTCTGATTGGGGTTGCTGATACTTGAAAGACTGGGTGATTTACCGAATAGCCATAAGAAATTAATATCTACCATTACCAGATAGATAAAGAACAACACGATAAACGCTGCGCCCGAAAGTAATATTTTTTTGTACCAGGGAGATTGTTGGAAGATGGTTTTGCCCTTCACATAACCTGCTTTACAGCGGGTTAAAACGAATTGGAAGATGCTTTTACCACGAGAAACCCATTCACTGCTTTTGGAGTTAATCATGTATTTGTAATACTAATGTAAATAAATTCTGACTAATAATTAAAATCCCTGTTGTCAACGACACATCTAATTCGGGTGCAAAATTACGACAATAGTTTGATATTGAATGCGGGAAGTAGAAAATTCTTTTGTCCCTTTTAATAAAAAAACAGAGACCTCCCGCCGGGAAGGTCTCTATTCTTCAATTTTAAACTTAAATACTTGAATTATAGCTTCTTTAATCCTTTTACAGATGCGTTGTCTGTTGCCTCAACAATGCTGATGGCATATCCACCGCCCGGTGCAGCCTTAAGCTGTAAAACTGATTTGCTGGTTACCACTCCTTTGCGGATGGTATAGGCCTGGGGATTGGTTTCGTAGTGTGCATCTTTAGCATCGCTGTAAATAGTGGCTATGTACTTTTTACCAGCATCCAGAAAATCAAGCTTTAACGTTGAGGCATGTCCGTTCTCGTCGCTGGTATTACCCACAAACCAGGAGGATGAACCCTTTGCCTTGCGGGCTACAGTGATGTAATCGCCCGGCTCTGCCTCCAGATACTTGCTTTCGTCCCAGTCGATTGCCACATCCTTAATAAACTGGAAGGCATCCAGATATTGGTTGTAATGTTCGGGCAGATCGGCAGCCATTTGCAGCGGACTATACATGGTTACGTAAAGAGCAAGCTGGCGGGCAAGAGTAGAATGCACGAACGAATTATTGTCCGGATTGATTTTATTTACCTGCGTAACAAAAATACCGGGAGTGTAATCCATCGGACCACCCATTAAACGGGTGAATGGCAGAATAGTTGTATGGTCTGCGTTGTTACCACCAAATGCCTCATATTCGGTACCACGGGCCGATTCGTTTCCAATCAGGTTAGGGTAGGTGCGGCAAAGTCCTGTCGGGCGGACCGCTTCGTGCGCATTTACCATAATTTTATATTCGGCCGCTTTAGTTACTGCATACAGGTAATGGTTAACCAACCACTGACCGTAGTGATATTCACCCCGGGGAATCATATCTCCTACATAACCACTTTTTACTGAATTATATCCGTTGTCTACCATAAATTGGTATGCTTTATCCATATGACGTTCGTAATTCCGTACCGAACCCGATGTTTCGTGGTGCATCATCAGTTTCACCCCTTTGGAAGCTGCATAGCGGTTCAGTTCCTTTACATCAAAATCAGGATAAGGAGTTACAAAATCGAAAACATAATCCTTGGTCTTTCCAAACCAGTCTTCCCAACCTTCGTTCCAACCCTCTACCAATACGGCATCGAATCCGTGAAGGGCAGCAAAATCAATATATTCCTTCACTTTTGTATTATTGGCAGCATGCTTACCATTGGGCTTGGTTTTAGAGTAATCGGTCACACCCAATTTAACAGAAGGTAAATCCGTATAGGCCCAGGTGCTCTTACCCGTAATCATTTCCCACCAAACGCCGATATACTTTACCGGTTTGATCCACGATGTATCTTCGTACTTGGTTGGTTCGTTGAGATTAAGAATCATTTTGGATGCCAGTATCTCACGTGCGTCGTCACTTACGATTACAGTACGCCAGGGCGACTGACAGGGAGTCTGCATATATCCTTTATCTCCGATAGCATCAGGAGTTAACCACGATTCAAAAATAAAATTCTTATCATCCAGATTCAAGTGCATACATGAATAATCAATCAATGCCGCTTCATGAATGTTGATGTACAGGCCCTCTTTGCTTTTCATCATCAGCGAAGTCTGTACTCCGGTGGGAGAAAACGGTGTCTGCGATGAATTTGGAGTGATTGCCTCATCCATCAATCCCCTGATTTCCGATAAATTGGAAGTCATCGTACTATACTCCTGGGTATCATAATCGCCCGGAAGCCAGAATGCCTTATGGTCGCCTGTCATGGCAAACTGCGTTTTTTCCTCCTTGATTGTAAAATAGTTCAGGTTTTCTTGTTGAGGGAACTCATAACGAAAACCAATCCCGTCGTTAAACACCCTGAAGCGGATCAAAATATGTCTGCTTGTTGAAGGTTGGGTGAGGGTGACTGCCAGTTCGTTGTAGTTGTTGCGGATGGTTTTTACTTCACCCCAAACAGGATTCCAGCTTTCATCGAACGATGCCGTTTCTGTTTTTGTAAGTTCAAACCCGTCCGTAAGATTCTTGCCATCTTTAAGTTCAAGACCAAGCTTACTCTCTTTAACGACTGCCTGGTTTTTGTAGTCCAGTCGATAAACAGGTACTCCGTTCTTGAGCTCTACGTTTAGTACCATCGCTCCGTTGGGAGATTTGACGGTCTCAGCACTCAGCAAACCTGCCGAGAACAATAAAACTGTAGCTAATAAAATTTGTTTCATGGTGATAATTTAAAATCTTTATGGTGCAAATGAAACACTAAAACACCAGATACAAACCAGTTGCAGGCCGAATGATAGCAAGTTTGTCATGCAAACGATTTCGGAAACAGGCAAAAACAGGTTATCAGTCGTATATTATCCCCAAATAAAACCGTTTTAAACGAAAACAGTCGAGTAGGCCTGAGCATTTCAGCTCAAGCCTCTCACAGAACCGTGCGTGACAGTCTCCCATCACACGGCTCTTCTTATTCAGTCTGATAAGATTACCATTTCTTGTTAGCTGTTGGAGTTACTCCCCACTGCCAGTGGTAAAAGAGTTTAGACTCTTTCCGGGAGATGTTTCCCAGCCAGTAGTAAGCCCGATAGGGTTTCCCCTTGAAGCGCTTGAACTTGGCTGTAACCCATCTGGCAAGATGTCTGTTTACTTCATCTAACAGGATTTTGAGTCGGGTAGGATAAAATTTACCATAATAAGTAATCCATCCCCGAAGCACCGGATTGATGCTTTTCGCCAGGGTTTCCAGCGATAGAAACAGTTGTTTCCTTGTTTTCCAGCTGCGCATCTTTTCACGGATGCGGTTGCAGGCCTTGTTGCTGATTGCCGGCAGAAAGCCTGTAAAGTTGATGCCATTTCTGCCTTTTGCCTTCCGTGGTCGGAAGGTGTAGCCAAGGAAATCGAAAGAGATTGTATCAAACTCTCCCTTTCTGCGGCTGTCTTTACAGTACACAATCTTTGTTTTGTCATCGTTCAACATCAGTTTACATTGAGCAAACCGTTGTTGAACAGCTACTTTCAGTGCTTCGGCCTGGGATTGGGTGGCGCAGTGACAGATGGTGTCGTCTGCATACCTTTCGAAGGGAATGTGCGGATAATACCTGCTCATCCACTTGTCGAAGGCGTAATGCAGGAACAAATTGGCCAGCACAGGTCCGATTACGGACCCTTGCGGGACCCCTTTGTCCCGGTCGATTTTACTTCCATCCTGCAGTTCGTAGGGAACTTTGAGCCACCGTTCGATGTAAAGCAGCACCCATACACAATCGGTGTGAAGTCTGACTGCTTTAATCAACAGTTCGTGGTCAATAGAATCGAAGAACTTGCTGATGTCCATATCCAATACCCAGTTGTACTTCCAGCACCGCTCGCGTGTTTTGGCGATGGCATCGTGTGCAGAGCGGTTGGGCCTGTAGGCATAAGAATCCTCGTGGAAACAGGGTTCAATCTGTGGCTCCAGCATCATCACTGCTGCCATCTGAGCAATCCTGTCTCCTACCGTAGGTATACCTAACGGACGTTTGTCTCCATTGGGTTTAGGTATTTCTACCAGTTTGACCGATGGAGGGAAGTAGCTTCCCGAACTCATGCGGTTCCAGATTTTGTAGAGATTGTCTTTGAGATTT containing:
- the ltrA gene encoding group II intron reverse transcriptase/maturase — translated: MKDAKSHEISKFLIMDAFKRVKANHGSAGIDGVSIEQFEKNLKDNLYKIWNRMSSGSYFPPSVKLVEIPKPNGDKRPLGIPTVGDRIAQMAAVMMLEPQIEPCFHEDSYAYRPNRSAHDAIAKTRERCWKYNWVLDMDISKFFDSIDHELLIKAVRLHTDCVWVLLYIERWLKVPYELQDGSKIDRDKGVPQGSVIGPVLANLFLHYAFDKWMSRYYPHIPFERYADDTICHCATQSQAEALKVAVQQRFAQCKLMLNDDKTKIVYCKDSRRKGEFDTISFDFLGYTFRPRKAKGRNGINFTGFLPAISNKACNRIREKMRSWKTRKQLFLSLETLAKSINPVLRGWITYYGKFYPTRLKILLDEVNRHLARWVTAKFKRFKGKPYRAYYWLGNISRKESKLFYHWQWGVTPTANKKW